In the Borrelia turicatae 91E135 genome, one interval contains:
- the rplS gene encoding 50S ribosomal protein L19 has protein sequence MDLIRKIEAKGKRTESFDFRVGDTIRVSYKIIEGTNERIQNFEGLVISIQNKGIGQTFLVRKISSGIGVEKIFPMHSPIIEKVQVLKRGKVRRAKLYYMRDRIGKAAMKVKERLDIKKLK, from the coding sequence ATGGATTTAATAAGAAAAATTGAAGCTAAAGGAAAGAGAACAGAAAGTTTTGATTTTAGGGTAGGAGATACTATACGTGTTAGTTATAAAATAATTGAAGGCACTAATGAGAGAATTCAAAATTTTGAGGGTCTTGTTATATCTATTCAAAATAAAGGCATTGGACAAACTTTTTTAGTTAGAAAAATTTCTTCAGGTATTGGAGTTGAGAAAATTTTTCCTATGCATTCACCTATTATAGAAAAGGTTCAAGTGTTAAAGCGAGGGAAGGTAAGGCGGGCAAAACTTTACTATATGAGAGATAGAATTGGTAAAGCCGCTATGAAGGTGAAAGAGCGTCTTGATATTAAGAAGCTTAAATAA
- a CDS encoding EscU/YscU/HrcU family type III secretion system export apparatus switch protein produces MHGEKLALLIKYDTKFPAPFILAKARGEKVLRIKELAKREGIPIVEDKYLSESLFLVNEGDFIDSKYFKVVAHILSVVYKLKSNKL; encoded by the coding sequence ATGCATGGAGAAAAATTAGCTTTATTGATTAAATATGATACTAAATTTCCAGCGCCTTTTATTTTAGCTAAGGCTAGGGGAGAGAAGGTCTTACGTATAAAAGAGCTTGCTAAGCGAGAGGGTATTCCTATTGTGGAGGATAAATATTTATCTGAGAGCTTATTTTTGGTTAATGAGGGTGATTTTATTGATTCTAAATATTTTAAAGTAGTTGCACATATTTTATCTGTTGTTTATAAATTGAAGAGTAATAAATTATGA
- the coaD gene encoding pantetheine-phosphate adenylyltransferase, with the protein MRVALFPGSFDPITWGHIDLVKRASLIFDKVIVLVANNSAKSYLLSDIERYELTFEVIASLGWSRIFVDRYDGIILDYALKNNIGFIVRGVRAFHDFEFEFERYVVNNKLSPSIDIVFLPSSDKYLFVRSDLVKELIKNKNFDLSSFIPDLVQKKLKSKFIDKLS; encoded by the coding sequence ATGAGAGTAGCATTATTTCCTGGGTCATTTGATCCTATTACTTGGGGACATATTGATTTAGTGAAAAGAGCATCATTAATTTTTGATAAGGTTATTGTTCTTGTTGCTAATAATAGTGCTAAGAGTTATTTGCTTAGTGATATTGAAAGATATGAACTTACTTTTGAGGTTATTGCATCTTTAGGATGGTCAAGAATTTTTGTAGATAGGTATGATGGAATTATTTTGGATTATGCTTTAAAAAATAATATTGGTTTTATTGTTAGGGGTGTTAGGGCTTTTCATGATTTTGAATTTGAATTTGAAAGATATGTTGTTAATAACAAGCTTAGTCCTTCAATAGACATAGTATTTTTACCAAGTAGTGATAAATATCTGTTTGTAAGGTCAGATCTTGTTAAAGAATTGATAAAGAATAAGAATTTTGATCTCTCAAGTTTTATCCCGGATTTAGTGCAAAAAAAGTTGAAATCTAAATTTATTGACAAATTATCTTAA
- the rpmF gene encoding 50S ribosomal protein L32, which translates to MAVPKFKPSKSRSRTRRSINMRKKIPQFQECSNCGNLAVRHRVCVKCGYYRNSQYLELGL; encoded by the coding sequence ATGGCTGTTCCAAAATTTAAGCCTTCAAAGTCTAGAAGTAGGACGAGGCGCAGTATAAATATGAGGAAAAAAATACCACAATTTCAAGAGTGTTCAAATTGTGGTAACCTTGCAGTAAGGCACAGAGTATGTGTGAAGTGTGGTTATTATAGAAATAGTCAATATTTAGAATTAGGATTGTAG
- the acpP gene encoding acyl carrier protein has translation MDQSEIFKKVRSIISEQLDKKEDEITMESRFVEDLGADSLDIYELLYLLEEAFDDKIPENEASEFETIGDVVAFIEKKKD, from the coding sequence ATGGATCAAAGTGAGATTTTTAAAAAGGTTAGGTCTATTATATCCGAGCAGCTTGATAAAAAAGAAGATGAAATTACTATGGAATCTAGGTTTGTTGAGGATCTCGGTGCAGACAGTCTTGATATTTATGAACTTTTATATTTACTTGAGGAAGCATTTGATGATAAGATTCCAGAAAATGAGGCTAGTGAATTTGAGACCATAGGTGATGTTGTTGCCTTTATTGAGAAAAAAAAGGATTAG
- the rnc gene encoding ribonuclease III — protein sequence MGSAVVMKLDTDRRKKLNEFLLGLHIDFNDIDLLNMSLSHSSYANEFDQKYANNERLEFLGDSVLNLIITDYLYRFYPEKSEGELSKARSYIVSEESLSSIARELNLGNYILLGRGEENNDGRNKKGILADAIEAFVGALYLDGGFLKTLDFVIELFEVHIRLMFNRGDFKDYKSLLQEYVQKKYKISPTYKLAKELGPDHNKVFCVELYVNDKFISNGKGKSKKEAEMIAAEMALKNIANIDL from the coding sequence ATGGGTTCTGCTGTTGTAATGAAGTTGGATACAGATCGGAGAAAAAAGTTAAATGAGTTCTTACTGGGTTTGCATATTGATTTTAATGATATTGATTTGCTAAATATGTCTTTAAGTCATTCATCATATGCAAATGAATTTGACCAAAAATATGCTAATAATGAAAGATTAGAGTTTTTAGGAGATTCTGTTCTTAATCTTATTATTACAGATTATTTATATAGATTTTATCCTGAAAAGAGTGAAGGTGAACTTAGTAAGGCCAGATCTTATATTGTTAGTGAAGAATCTCTCTCTAGTATTGCTCGAGAACTTAACCTTGGCAACTATATTTTGCTTGGTAGGGGGGAAGAGAATAATGATGGACGTAATAAGAAAGGTATTCTTGCAGATGCTATTGAGGCTTTTGTTGGTGCACTTTATCTTGATGGTGGTTTTTTAAAGACTTTGGATTTTGTCATAGAGCTTTTTGAAGTTCATATAAGGTTGATGTTTAATCGTGGTGATTTTAAAGACTATAAAAGTCTTTTGCAAGAATATGTTCAAAAAAAATATAAAATTTCTCCCACTTATAAGTTGGCTAAAGAGTTAGGCCCTGATCATAATAAGGTTTTTTGTGTTGAACTTTATGTTAATGATAAATTTATATCTAATGGTAAGGGAAAGTCTAAAAAAGAAGCTGAGATGATAGCAGCTGAGATGGCACTTAAGAATATTGCAAATATTGATCTTTAA